The Chamaesiphon minutus PCC 6605 DNA window ACTTGGTGTTGGGGTTGCTTTGACGAGCGTCGCTCTGGGCTATTTATCAGTAATAGTGCCGCACCTATCAAGCAAAAGCTCACGGCGGTATTGATGCCCATCAGATCGGAATCGACAGTACCGATCGCCTTAAAATCTCCCAACCATCGATCGTCAGCACCTATCTGCCAGCCAAATAGATATTCACAAATAGTCAATAGAGGAATGACAATCGCGCTAAGCGCAAAGCCGCTGGCCATTTTCTCTCCCCGCGCACTCTGCGGTTGATGAGTTTTTAGCAGCAGCGAGATTCCCGCCAACACAAAACAAATAGCCGTATTTACCTTCATCGACACCCCACCAGGGATGGCACTCTTGAGGACTGCAATATCTAATTGCCAACCAATTAATACCAGCACTCCGATGGCGATCGCGCTCTTACTGGCAATTCCAGCGAGATGCTGCCCGCTCTGCTCTAGACGATTGGTATTTGGTGGAGAGAATCGTTGCTTAGATCTGATAAATGACGGCGAGTGCTGCATATCGCTCCGATAATTGTAAGTTATGGGTCGAGCGCGATCCTATGCAGTAAAGTATGAACTAGAAAGCTCTACAATACTGGATGACAAGTATCGATCGGGTGTCAGGCTGCCATGCGAGCGACGTATATTACTACCGCGTCACATACAGACATTTTTCAATAGAAAGGCTAGATGACAGAGCCGACGACTGACTACAACACTTAATTTAGATAAATGTATCGATCGAATTTTTTATGTTTCATTGATTTTATCAAAAACTAAATATTTTTTCTAGCTTGTTCTCATAGGTCGATCGATCGGGCTTTATGCAGTTATAGAGCCAATTCTACTGGCGTTTATCTATTTTTTAGTAACAAATAAAAGTCAAAAATATCACAATTTTTAACAGCCATTTAAAAAATCGATTGCTAGATAACTGCTTAATTCAACGATCTACCTTTGGGTAGAAGCGATATAGAAGTGCTTCTGCCATGCTGAAGATACAGTATTAAAACTTAGGTAACCAGATTTTCATGGCAAACTTACACGACATTGTTGAAGGCGTTCAAGATGCTTTGGGCAACCTGACACCCACCCCAGTCATTCTGCAAGAAGAATCGACCGCCCACGACCTCAAAAAACGGTTGGAATGGGCCGAACCAGCCCTATCGATTATCGATATTCGCGATCGGGAAGCTTTTAACCAAGGACGCATCACCGGGGCAATGTCGATGCCGATGGAGCAACTCGACGAGATGAAATCTACCCTTCAACCCGAACACGATATTTATATCTATGCGGAGTCTGACGAGCGAGCGCACGAAGCCGCTGAAATGCTCAGAGCTGCTGGCTTTAAAGCCGTCACCCACATCATGGGCGGTTTAGATGCTTGGCACGAAATTGGCGGCCCCACCGAAGGCATCCAAGAAGATGGCATTCCACCCGAAGCTAATGCCTATAACGTCGTCTCTCGACTCAAAACCGAGCACGACGTTCAAGAAGCTGGCAAAGCGCAACAGGCTAATTAACCAATCGCACAATTAGCCCGTAAACGAAGTCAACCATACTTGTGCGTACACCGTAGCCTTAAACAGGGGGAACCAGATCCGAAAGTCCCCCTGCTTGGTGCGTTTCAAAAGCGTGGGTGACCCGCGCGGAGCGTTGCAGTGTGGTTGGGAAACCCGACCACACTGCGATACGAGCGTCAATATGACTGAGAATGGCTGGGAAACAAATTATTTATGATTGTCAATCTGACTGATGAGGGCTGGGAAATAATTTATCATCGCGCTCACGCACTACTAGCGGCACAAATTGCGGGGTATTGGCAGACACCTGACGATACTACCCGCTTGGTAGATACGATCGCCGCGATCGCTCATCATGACGATCTCGAACGTGAGTGGGAAGGCGACCACCTAACCAAATCCGGTGCTCCACTCGACTTTACGCTGGGCAACGGGGAGGATTTGGCAGTGCCGCCACTATATAAGCATGTGGAAGAAGCACTCTATCGGGGGCGATGGGTGGCATTGTTAGTGTCGATGCACATGAGTTTCTTGCTAGAAGGACGGCGGGGCGAGCTGTCCGAACTCGACGAGTTTTTGGACAAACAAATCGAGCTGCGACAGACTTGGTGCGACAGCTTAGGTATCAGTGAAACTGATGCCGAAAAAGCTTATGCCAAGATGCAGTGCTGCGATCGACTCTCATTAATCTTATGTCAACGTCAAATTCCTGACGGCGAAAGGTTTTTAGAAATCGCCAAGGGGCCAGGAGGCGAGCGACACGACTTGCTGCAACGTGGTGACAAGACGCTGACTGTTAAGCCGTGGCCGTTTAAAGATGAAAAATTCACCGTGCGGGTCGATGCTTCCCTACTGACGCAAATGCAGTTCGATAGCGACGAAGAATTAATTGCATCGCTCCAACAAGCACCGATAAGTTCGCTCGAATGGACTTTTGCAGCCTAAATAAACTTAAGTAATTAATCCAATCGAAATCGATGAATAATACCTGGTTCGATAATTTTTTCCGAAATAGTAATGGTGAAGTTGTCATCGGTCAAATGCCCAATATCCCGATTATTGTTTGGGTATTGGCGACATTATTAAAAGTTGTCTACAAAACAGGACAAGTCAATATTGGCTTAGATTTATTAGCTTCTAGTGCCCTATTTGTGTGGGCGATTGGTGAGTTATTTCAAGGTGAAAGTCATTTCCGCCAATGGCTGGGTCTGCTCGTGCTCATTGCTTTAATGACGACCAAAATTCAGCAAGTCAGTATCGCTAATAATCGAGTTGGATAGTGGATAGTGGATAGTGGATAGTGAGTAGAGATGGGAACTGCGTTCCCTCACCTATCCACCCATCTACCCATCCACCCATTTACTTTTCCCTGCCACAAACCTAGATTGCAGCTACTTAAAGCTTTGAACTAAGATTAACGAATATATCTATAAGCACCGAGTGTCATTGTCATAATGTCTTCAGACCAAAAAATAGCTGCGAGTAGCATTTTTGTCAAGGGTAGCGCAATGGCCGATTTAATGTGCGAGTATGATTGGTCACAGACTCCGCTAGGCGATTCTTCTGGCTGGTCTCAGAGCTTAAAAACAGTATTGAGTATTCTGTTGACTTCACAGCACCCAATTTTTTTATGGTGGGGTGAAAGTCTCATTCAGTTTTATAACGATGCCTACCGTCCGATTTTGGGCACTACTAAGCATCCCCAAGCACTAGGACAACAGGGACGCGAGTGCTGGCAGGAAATTTGGCATATTATCGAACCCACGATCGAAGCTGTGATGCAACGCGGTGAGGCGACGCGGATTCAAGATGGGTTGCTGTTGCTCGAACGCAATGGCTATTTGGAAGAATGTTATTTTAACTACGCCTACAGTCCCATCAGAAATGAGGCGGGGGATGTCGGCGGCATTTTTTGTGCCTGCGATGAAACTACCAAACGCGTAGTCGGCGAGCGACAGCTCAAAACCCTGTGCGAATTAGCAGCGCAAGCATTGGTAGCTAAAACCGTCCGGGAAGCGGGCGAACTGTGCATGAGCGCGCTCGCCAAGAATCCGGCGGATATCCCGTTGGCATTGTTATACCTGATGGATGACGATCGAGACGAGTCGGCGTGCCTCATGGGTACTGCTGGTATCGCACCGGGCACGAGTGCCAGTCCCGAACGGATCGATCTAGCAACTCACCCCTGGAATTTGGATCGAGTTCAGCGCACCGAGCAAGCCGAATACATCCCCAATTTAACCGCCCGATTTAACTCGCTACCCAATACGATCTGGGATGTGCCGCCACAGTCGGCGATCGTGTTACCGCTGGAACGATCGAGACAATCGCAGATATCGGGGTTTCTAATTTTGGCAATTAGTCCTCGCCGTGCCTTTGATGAGGACTATCGCGGCTTTTTGGAAGTTGTCGCCAGTCAGGTGGAAACTGCCATCGGTAATGCGCGCGCCCATGAAGAAGAACGCCAACGGATCGAGGCTCTAGCCGCACTCGATCGCGCGAAAACCGAGTTCTTTAGCAATGTATCTCACGAATTTAGGACGCCGCTAACGCTGATGCTATCGCCGTTGGCAGAGACGATTGCCAATCTCGATGGCACCATTTCCCCGCAAGATCGCGATCGACTCAAACTGATTCAGCGCAATGGCAATCGGTTGCTCAAACTCGTCAACAGTCTCCTGGACTTTTCGCGGCTCGAAGCAGGCAAAGAGCACGTTAGCTACGAAGCTGTCGATTTAGCTAGTTATACCGCCGAACTCGCTAGTACCTTTCGATCGACGATCGAGCAAGCAGGTTTATCGTTAGTTATAGAATGTCCCACCCTACCCGCAGCGGTCTGGATCGATCGGCAAATGTGGGAGAAGATCGTCCTCAATTTGCTCTCTAATGCCTTCAAATTTACCCTAGAAGGCACGATCTATGTGCACCTGGAGTACTCAGGCGATCGAGTGAAATTAACCATCTCTGACACGGGGGTGGGCATCCCAGAGCCGGAATTACCACGCTTATTCGATCGCTTCCATCGGGTCGAAAATTCGCAAGGACGCAGTTTTGAAGGTTCGGGCATCGGCTTATCGCTCGTGCAGGAATTCATCAAATTGCAGGGCGGCACGATCGCGGTGACGAGTACGGTAGGGGCGGGCAGTAGTTTCGTAGTGACAATGCCCACGGGACACGATCGATTCCCCCCGCTCGATAATTCCCATCACACAACGGCAACACCGTCCGATCCGTTGCCATATATCGAAGAAGCGCGCAGTTGGCTGCCAGAAACTAGTCTCGCGCTACCCCCCACCCAAACCCCGCCAGCCGATCGTCCGACAATTCTACTGGCTGATGATAATGCGGATGTGCGCGATTACGTTCGGCGATTATTAAGCAGATCTTATCAGGTAGAAACAGTAGCCGATGGCGTGGCGGCAATGGAGTCGATCTACCGCCAGCAGCCGGATTTAGTTTTGACAGATGTAATGATGCCCCGCATGGATGGGTGCGAGTTGCTGCGAGTGCTGCGCTCTAGTCCCACTACGGCAGAGATCCCGATCGTGTTATTATCCGCCCGCGCTGGAGAAGAAGCTCGGATTGAAGGACTCGCAACTGGTGCAGATGATTACCTAATCAAGCCATTTTCCGCTCGTGAATTAGTCGCGCGGGTAGAAGCAACCATCAAATTAGCCCAACTCCGCCGCACCGAACGCGATCGCGCCTTGCAAAAAGAAACCGACATAGCTGAAGCCAATCTCGATCGGATCGTGTCGAGCCTGCGCGATGGCTTTGCGACCTTCGATCGGCAATGGCGATACACCTATGTCAATAATCGCCTGCTGGACATCATCAATCTGCCCCGTGAAGCAGTGCTGGGGCAATACTCTTGGAATGTATTTCCTCATCAAGTAGGGGTTGAGTTTTACGATCTGTTAAATCGGGCCATGACCGAACAGGTGGAGGCGCAGTTCGAGTTTTACTACTCATTGGTAGATGCCTGGGTAGAACATCGCGTCTATCCCACCAGCGATGGCTTGGCGATTCTGATGGCAGATATCAGCGATCGCAAACGGGCAGAACTCCTGCTAGTCGAGCAAAAACGACTGTTAGAGTTAGTCGCGGCTGGCGAACCGCTAGCAGATTGTCTAGCTGCCGTCTGCGCCTCCGTGTCCAATCTGAGCTTGGGCGTTCGCGCCTGCATTTTACCCACCGATGCCCAGCGACAAACATTTCCCTACCTTATTACCCCAGAATTTCCGCCATCCTTCGCGACTGGCTTACAAAATACACCCATAAATGAGCTGCTCGGAACTTGCGCGATCGCGGTCGATGCCGGAAAATCAGTAACTTGCGCCGACATTAGCGAAGAAGGATCGCCCTCATGGCGAGATCTCTGCGTAGCTCATGGCGTCCTGGGTTGCCATTCTGCGCCGATCGTGGGTGCGGACGACCTACCGCTAGGGTCATTGATGTTATGTTTCGATCGATCCCGCCTGCCGACCGAGTGGGAGTACCAATTAGCCGAATTTGGCACCAATATCGCCAGCATCGTCTTCGATCGCGAGCGCGCTAGCCTTGCCCTCCAGACATCTGAAGCCAAATACCGAATGTTGTTCGAGTCGATGGATCGAGGCTTCTGTATCTGCGAAATGTTATTTGACGAGCATGGCGTACCAGTTGACTATCTGTTTCTCGAAGTCAATTCAATCTTCGGCAGTTTGACGGGATTGGAAGGATCTGTAGGTAAAACAGCACGGGAACTAGTGCCCGATCTCGAAGCCCGTTGGTTTGAGATTTACGGTCGAGTCGTCCAGACAGGCGAACCGA harbors:
- a CDS encoding DUF3891 family protein, whose product is MIVNLTDEGWEIIYHRAHALLAAQIAGYWQTPDDTTRLVDTIAAIAHHDDLEREWEGDHLTKSGAPLDFTLGNGEDLAVPPLYKHVEEALYRGRWVALLVSMHMSFLLEGRRGELSELDEFLDKQIELRQTWCDSLGISETDAEKAYAKMQCCDRLSLILCQRQIPDGERFLEIAKGPGGERHDLLQRGDKTLTVKPWPFKDEKFTVRVDASLLTQMQFDSDEELIASLQQAPISSLEWTFAA
- a CDS encoding rhodanese-like domain-containing protein, which translates into the protein MANLHDIVEGVQDALGNLTPTPVILQEESTAHDLKKRLEWAEPALSIIDIRDREAFNQGRITGAMSMPMEQLDEMKSTLQPEHDIYIYAESDERAHEAAEMLRAAGFKAVTHIMGGLDAWHEIGGPTEGIQEDGIPPEANAYNVVSRLKTEHDVQEAGKAQQAN
- a CDS encoding ATP-binding protein encodes the protein MSSDQKIAASSIFVKGSAMADLMCEYDWSQTPLGDSSGWSQSLKTVLSILLTSQHPIFLWWGESLIQFYNDAYRPILGTTKHPQALGQQGRECWQEIWHIIEPTIEAVMQRGEATRIQDGLLLLERNGYLEECYFNYAYSPIRNEAGDVGGIFCACDETTKRVVGERQLKTLCELAAQALVAKTVREAGELCMSALAKNPADIPLALLYLMDDDRDESACLMGTAGIAPGTSASPERIDLATHPWNLDRVQRTEQAEYIPNLTARFNSLPNTIWDVPPQSAIVLPLERSRQSQISGFLILAISPRRAFDEDYRGFLEVVASQVETAIGNARAHEEERQRIEALAALDRAKTEFFSNVSHEFRTPLTLMLSPLAETIANLDGTISPQDRDRLKLIQRNGNRLLKLVNSLLDFSRLEAGKEHVSYEAVDLASYTAELASTFRSTIEQAGLSLVIECPTLPAAVWIDRQMWEKIVLNLLSNAFKFTLEGTIYVHLEYSGDRVKLTISDTGVGIPEPELPRLFDRFHRVENSQGRSFEGSGIGLSLVQEFIKLQGGTIAVTSTVGAGSSFVVTMPTGHDRFPPLDNSHHTTATPSDPLPYIEEARSWLPETSLALPPTQTPPADRPTILLADDNADVRDYVRRLLSRSYQVETVADGVAAMESIYRQQPDLVLTDVMMPRMDGCELLRVLRSSPTTAEIPIVLLSARAGEEARIEGLATGADDYLIKPFSARELVARVEATIKLAQLRRTERDRALQKETDIAEANLDRIVSSLRDGFATFDRQWRYTYVNNRLLDIINLPREAVLGQYSWNVFPHQVGVEFYDLLNRAMTEQVEAQFEFYYSLVDAWVEHRVYPTSDGLAILMADISDRKRAELLLVEQKRLLELVAAGEPLADCLAAVCASVSNLSLGVRACILPTDAQRQTFPYLITPEFPPSFATGLQNTPINELLGTCAIAVDAGKSVTCADISEEGSPSWRDLCVAHGVLGCHSAPIVGADDLPLGSLMLCFDRSRLPTEWEYQLAEFGTNIASIVFDRERASLALQTSEAKYRMLFESMDRGFCICEMLFDEHGVPVDYLFLEVNSIFGSLTGLEGSVGKTARELVPDLEARWFEIYGRVVQTGEPIRFEDGSSVMNRWFNVNAFATGTPGSNQFAILFTNITERKQAEEALRESEARLRFMLDATQIGLWDLDLTTQQHTATRSLRHDQIFGYESLLPEWSYEIFLTHVHPEDRGAVDEKFQQTISTNADWNFECRIIHADGGIHWIWVRSSVYCNADERPTRLLGMVMDATDRKQAEATLADRARELADLNTRLAQAASQLQERNQELDSFVYIVSHDLKAPLRAISNLSGWIEEDFDGSLTAHTTEQMNMLRSRVHRMEGMIDGLLQYARASRKDSQLELVCVADLLAEVIESIDPPSIFTVSIATEMPTLEAKRLLLFQVFANLISNAFKHHDRSDGCIRISCRAQSDFYEFAVADDGPGIDPVYHDRIFIIFQAANPQKNSDSTGVGLSIVKKIVETAGGQIWLESELGKGTTFYFTWPRLLSSAKS